One window of the Allosaccharopolyspora coralli genome contains the following:
- a CDS encoding helix-turn-helix transcriptional regulator, with the protein MPSRMLRLLSLLQSRRDWSGAELAERLDVTERTVRRDVDRLRELGYPVTGTRGAVGGYRMGAGTALPPLLLDDDEAVAAAVALRTAASSRVSGIGEIALRALAKLEQVLPKRLRQQVAALADATTAVTGVRTDAPDTDPELLTVVAAACRDHESVTFEHRARDGAATSRRVEPQGLVTVRGLWYLVAFDLAREDWRTFRLDRVHGLATTRRRFTPRPPPAPDLAEYVARSLASAPYRYALTATVQASAESVSGRLLAPLPGRIERLGDDLCRVHLGSDRIDTVVQDLVALDAPYTVDCSEAVAEQLRATANRLTEGLR; encoded by the coding sequence ATGCCTTCCCGGATGCTGCGCCTGCTGTCGTTGCTGCAGAGCCGTCGTGACTGGTCCGGGGCCGAACTCGCGGAACGACTGGACGTCACGGAACGGACGGTGCGCCGCGACGTCGACCGGCTGCGGGAACTCGGATACCCGGTGACGGGAACGCGCGGCGCGGTCGGCGGCTACCGGATGGGGGCCGGAACGGCGCTGCCGCCGTTACTGCTCGACGACGACGAAGCAGTCGCGGCGGCCGTGGCGCTGCGGACGGCCGCGAGCAGCCGCGTGTCCGGTATCGGTGAGATCGCCTTGCGCGCCCTTGCGAAACTCGAACAGGTCCTGCCGAAACGCCTGCGGCAGCAGGTCGCGGCGCTCGCGGACGCGACGACTGCGGTGACGGGCGTGCGCACGGACGCGCCGGACACCGACCCGGAGCTACTGACGGTCGTTGCCGCCGCGTGCCGGGACCACGAGTCGGTGACCTTCGAGCACCGCGCGCGGGACGGTGCCGCGACCTCACGCCGGGTCGAGCCGCAGGGCCTGGTCACCGTGCGCGGCCTCTGGTATCTCGTCGCATTCGACCTCGCGCGGGAAGACTGGCGCACGTTCCGGCTCGACCGTGTGCACGGACTCGCGACGACACGCCGGAGGTTCACGCCTCGCCCTCCACCTGCGCCGGATCTCGCCGAGTACGTCGCGAGGTCGCTCGCGAGTGCGCCCTACCGCTACGCACTCACCGCGACAGTGCAGGCGTCGGCAGAGTCGGTGTCGGGGCGACTGCTCGCCCCGTTGCCTGGCCGGATCGAAAGGCTCGGGGACGACCTGTGCCGGGTGCACCTCGGTTCCGATCGGATCGACACCGTGGTGCAGGATCTCGTCGCACTCGACGCGCCGTACACGGTGGACTGTTCGGAGGCCGTCGCGGAGCAGCTCCGTGCCACCGCGAACCGGCTGACGGAGGGGTTGCGCTGA
- a CDS encoding tetratricopeptide repeat protein: MRTLRVLTSRPWLSATVLGLIAVAIVETFSGGGFGGFVFGALGALVGVITLPMVTQSGLLIGSAVFGLRVRHVELGAMRGLVSWTWRRTTFTVRALPVVLASEIGPWRSPVILRCWLAGLTSALAGIASVVSVWLLTDGSFWRGVLVAATPLMISKLWPRRAPLTTSTGWLLFGLPRMPEPKRTEFCAGPYAAQSYELLKSGDVDAAQAVVDELSAAHPDLNTTNSCQVTMLEARGEYAQAVALLLGHMSTHDIPPRELSYTLAGLAGLGLTAVESGQADAETLLPISRKALTDAIALGYPEFKLGGTRALLALLDDEPEQAIELAETSADHATSPMSRADDHVTVARAHMALRDNASARLALDKAEACADWWPRVRATRQRLSV; this comes from the coding sequence GTGCGAACACTGCGTGTGCTGACGTCGAGGCCGTGGCTGTCGGCGACCGTGCTGGGCCTGATCGCCGTAGCGATCGTCGAGACCTTCTCCGGGGGCGGCTTCGGCGGCTTCGTGTTCGGGGCGCTCGGCGCCCTGGTCGGCGTGATCACCCTCCCGATGGTCACCCAGTCGGGGCTGCTGATCGGCTCGGCGGTGTTCGGTCTGCGGGTGCGTCACGTCGAGCTCGGTGCGATGCGCGGCCTCGTGTCCTGGACCTGGCGTCGCACGACATTCACCGTCCGAGCGCTGCCCGTGGTGCTGGCCTCCGAGATCGGCCCCTGGCGTTCCCCGGTGATCTTGCGGTGCTGGCTGGCGGGCCTGACCTCGGCGCTCGCGGGCATCGCCTCCGTCGTCAGCGTGTGGTTGCTCACCGACGGTTCGTTCTGGAGAGGTGTGCTCGTCGCCGCGACACCCTTGATGATCTCGAAACTGTGGCCGCGCCGCGCGCCGCTGACGACCTCGACGGGCTGGCTGCTGTTCGGGCTGCCCCGCATGCCCGAGCCGAAGCGGACCGAGTTCTGCGCGGGCCCGTACGCGGCGCAGAGTTACGAGTTGCTCAAGTCCGGCGATGTCGACGCCGCACAAGCCGTGGTGGACGAGTTGTCGGCCGCGCATCCGGACTTGAACACCACGAACTCGTGCCAGGTGACGATGCTGGAGGCACGCGGCGAGTACGCGCAGGCCGTGGCACTGCTGTTGGGCCACATGTCGACACACGACATCCCGCCGAGGGAGCTGTCGTACACGCTCGCCGGGCTCGCGGGTCTCGGCCTGACGGCGGTCGAGTCCGGTCAGGCCGATGCCGAGACGCTGCTGCCGATCTCGCGGAAAGCGCTCACCGACGCCATCGCACTCGGCTACCCGGAGTTCAAGCTCGGCGGCACCCGGGCGCTGCTGGCACTGCTCGACGACGAGCCCGAGCAGGCGATCGAACTCGCCGAAACCAGCGCGGACCATGCGACCAGCCCGATGTCGCGCGCCGACGATCACGTGACGGTGGCACGCGCACACATGGCTCTGCGCGACAATGCTTCCGCTCGCCTCGCGCTGGACAAGGCCGAGGCTTGCGCCGACTGGTGGCCGCGCGTTCGCGCGACGCGGCAGCGCCTGTCGGTCTGA